From a single Sus scrofa isolate TJ Tabasco breed Duroc chromosome 13, Sscrofa11.1, whole genome shotgun sequence genomic region:
- the FETUB gene encoding fetuin-B, whose translation MGLLLPLVLCALAVGCGATSPPQPLPPTSSLLLSHACNSSYVLDVVNLVLQEINRNQKDGYVLSPNRVSDVREHRQGDLGSLFYLTLDVIESSCHVLSKMSWKDCGLTPFHESEYGQCKAIFYINKARRIHYLPAYNCILRPVSPGQLVTLCPDCPTHVNMSDTKVLEAATKSLEEFNKRRTSKKYSLVKVTRALFQWVFGPAYFVEYLIKESPCTKSQASSCALQPPNPEPVGICSGSRSERGPEKFVSVRCSFFKSQAPTPGDAYSTASRGDPTKVEEPQQESTASAKPVPKGSVQHLPGLGDKPKGSPETGPEEAFPVRVDLTSNPQGEPLDVSFLFPEPVEKDLVVLPFPSREWRSAECPGPARVSNPLVLPP comes from the exons ATGGGTCTGCTCCTCCCGCTGGTGCTCTGCGCCCTGGCCGTGGGCTGCGGGGCTACATCTCCACCCCAGCCGCTGCCCCCTACATCCTCGCTTCTCCTCTCCCATGCCTGCAACAGCTCTTATGTGCTGGATGTTGTGAACCTCGTCCTGCAGGAGATCAACAGGAACCAGAAGGACGGCTACGTGCTGAGCCCCAACCGAGTGAGCGATGTCCGCGAACACAGACAG GGTGACCTGGGATCTCTGTTCTATCTCACGCTGGACGTGATAGAGTCTAGCTGCCATGTGCTCAGTAAGATGTCATGGAAGGACTGTGGGCTGACGCCATTCCATGAATCG GAATATGGTCAATGCAAAGCAATATTTTACATCAATAAGGCAAGAAGAATTCACTATTTACCTGCTTATAACTGTATTCTTCGCCCAG TTTCTCCAGGACAGCTTGTCACGCTATGCCCTGACTGCCCCACCCACGTGAACATGTCAGATACCAAAGTCCTGGAAGCTGCCACCAAGTCTCTCGAAGAGTTCAATAAAAGGAGAACCTCAAAGAAGTATTCACTGGTCAAAGTTACCAGGGCTCTCTTTCAG TGGGTGTTTGGCCCTGCCTACTTTGTGGAATATTTAATCAAAGAGTCACCGTGTACCAAATCTCAGGCTAGCAGCTGCGCACTCCAGCCCCCTAACCCTGAG cctGTTGGTATTTGCAGTGGTTCTCGGAGTGAAAGAGGCCCCGAAAAGTTTGTCTCCGTGAGGTGTAGCTTCTTTAAATCACAG GCTCCCACCCCTGGAGATGCATACTCTACTGCTAGCCGAGGTGACCCCACCAAGGTGGAAGAGCCCCAGCAGGAAAGCACAGCCTCTGCCAAGCCTGTGCCAAAGGGATCTGTCCAGCACCTTCCCGGATTGGGTGATAAGCCTAAAGGTTCCCCGGAAACAGGCCCTGAGGAGGCCTTCCCTGTACGGGTGGATCTAACTTCGAATCCTCAAGGAGAACCGCTGGatgtctccttcctcttcccagagCCTGTGGAGAAGGACCTGGTTGTTCTGCCTTTCCCCTCAAGAGAATGGCGCTCTGCTGAATGCCCAGGACCAGCTCGGGTTTCCAACCCTCTTGTTCTCCCGCCATGA